A genomic stretch from Plasmodium cynomolgi strain B DNA, chromosome 8, whole genome shotgun sequence includes:
- a CDS encoding hypothetical protein (putative) has protein sequence SLNKKNLGNTSDLRINRVIAEVDCDLEQNGAGPSFRASEKEKSSVCETTEAELVEAEKKREKKLKKNQKGKVHLEEKDFVELGSVGSEYFEKENLTAQEKETEDSDLENDKKQNAEMWYVEDESGDWELAGIKNMEQQKGECSNVENENKEWANSDTESAENEYVKLLNGEIDYPKDAFLGEQDTGKSKKSKSKKKSKKKSRKKKTLYVEEGSELKNGEEGGAKIENSDSAVSEKNQQQSENKETQKEGKRKRKKGGASKDAKSQYDSNSESNMESYRESNNESKNGLKKKSKKKKKLNNKKRRKLEIARAMKYISDGTDIDESRKEELKKSKSSNKKSNNKE, from the coding sequence TCCCTGAACAAAAAGAACCTGGGAAACACCTCCGATCTGAGAATTAACAGAGTTATTGCAGAGGTTGATTGTGATTTAGAACAAAATGGTGCCGGTCCGAGTTTTCGTGCGtcggaaaaggagaagagcTCTGTGTGCGAAACTACAGAAGCAGAACTCgtagaagcagaaaaaaaaagggaaaaaaaattaaaaaagaatcaaaaaggaaaagtccATTTAGAAGAAAAGGACTTTGTAGAATTAGGAAGTGTAGGCTCAGAATatttcgaaaaggaaaatttaacAGCTCAGGAAAAAGAAACCGAAGATTCAGATTTAGAGAATGACAAAAAACAGAATGCAGAAATGTGGTATGTGGAAGATGAAAGTGGAGACTGGGAACTAGcgggaataaaaaatatggaacaacaaaaaggagaatgtTCCAATGtggaaaacgaaaataaagaatggGCAAATTCAGATACGGAGAGTGCAGAAAAtgaatatgtaaaattaCTAAACGGAGAAATAGACTACCCCAAAGATGCATTTCTAGGTGAGCAAGATACAGGAAAGAGTAAAAAGAGCAAATCtaagaaaaaatcgaaaaagaaatcacggaaaaagaaaacattaTATGTGGAAGAGGGTTCAGAACtgaaaaatggtgaagaaggaggtgcaaaaatagaaaactCAGATTCAGCAGTGTcggaaaaaaatcaacaacaatcagaaaataaagaaacacaaaaagaaggaaaaaggaaacgaaagAAAGGGGGTGCATCTAAGGATGCGAAATCACAGTATGATTCAAACAGCGAATCTAACATGGAATCATACCGTGAATCGAACAATGAATCGAAAaatggattaaaaaaaaaaagcaaaaaaaaaaagaaattaaataataaaaagagaagaaaattgGAAATTGCAAGAGCCATGAAATACATATCAGACGGTACAGATATTGACGAATCTagaaaagaagaattaaaaaagtcaAAATCCTCTAATAAAAAGTCaaataataaagaataa